In a single window of the Caldilineales bacterium genome:
- a CDS encoding tagaturonate epimerase family protein, with translation MRFGRLEIDPRLSPAVLDTATWDQAAAWAAVQAGDEAFWPALVEAARRGAPLPAASGLTPYAPSCLFAGESLVCLAGLGDGQQVLLAVGPQATGLGLGPPVASKALAAGGRLALYPAEAAVLERLFRRLAPDKGPRALGPIPRLGIGTRMTTAVWPAVWRAMAQGGFAANAIQNSVRELNFLSTLLEGQPAAQNIAFGFGAIETGYTGSTFEGLWVAGVLAALKHGAPPRYGADADHIQVKRGRNGLAQAQRMLKATRYYSFYTLDVSDVLDYSALLAASAGAASAGAASLAASIPDATQRRDLLAWHRQPRRIGGFDYRPDDETLGRLVAKYQLGLDAVVALYDSIRALKAEHEPGSGDGAAFDLELSIDEHPNDVPTFACLTTTTELIFVLLEAQRRGVPLTHVAPNFGVEKGSDYAGADGLVGFEARAAELSRIAAEFGVMADFHSGDDLSAATRRAIGRATSGRNHFKVSPYLQLLFAEVLAEHHPDLFRRWWQDALAYAQRQAAEGSAFAAQCLRRSDVDRPTTHDAIFHNFSFAFVGRRDAGGQFICRQEFYALSPAFYQAYQDRLVGYLLGLAEEVGSRKEEVGSRKEEVGRKK, from the coding sequence GTGAGATTCGGAAGGCTGGAGATCGACCCGAGGCTTAGCCCGGCGGTTTTGGATACGGCGACCTGGGATCAGGCGGCCGCCTGGGCGGCAGTCCAGGCCGGCGACGAGGCTTTTTGGCCGGCGCTGGTCGAGGCGGCCAGGCGCGGCGCTCCCCTCCCCGCCGCTTCCGGCCTGACGCCCTACGCGCCGTCCTGCCTGTTCGCCGGCGAGTCGCTGGTCTGTCTGGCGGGGCTGGGCGATGGGCAGCAGGTGTTGCTGGCGGTCGGGCCGCAGGCAACAGGGCTGGGGCTGGGCCCGCCGGTCGCCAGCAAAGCTCTGGCCGCCGGCGGTCGCCTGGCCCTATACCCGGCCGAGGCGGCGGTGCTCGAGCGTTTGTTCCGGCGCCTGGCGCCCGACAAAGGGCCGCGGGCGCTGGGGCCGATCCCCCGCCTGGGCATCGGCACGCGCATGACCACGGCCGTCTGGCCGGCGGTCTGGCGAGCGATGGCGCAGGGGGGCTTTGCCGCCAACGCCATCCAGAACTCGGTGCGCGAGCTGAATTTCCTCTCGACCCTGCTCGAGGGCCAACCGGCCGCGCAGAACATCGCCTTCGGGTTCGGCGCCATCGAGACCGGCTACACGGGCAGCACGTTCGAGGGGCTATGGGTGGCGGGGGTCTTGGCTGCGCTCAAGCACGGCGCGCCGCCCCGCTACGGCGCCGACGCCGATCATATCCAGGTCAAGCGCGGCCGGAACGGGCTGGCGCAGGCCCAGCGGATGCTGAAGGCGACGCGCTACTACTCGTTCTACACGCTCGATGTCTCGGATGTGCTGGACTACTCCGCCCTTTTGGCCGCCTCCGCCGGCGCCGCCTCCGCCGGCGCCGCCTCCCTCGCCGCCAGCATCCCGGACGCAACTCAGCGTCGCGACCTGCTGGCCTGGCACCGGCAGCCGCGGCGGATCGGCGGCTTCGATTACCGGCCCGATGACGAGACCCTGGGCCGGCTGGTGGCCAAATATCAGCTGGGGCTGGATGCGGTCGTCGCCCTGTACGACTCCATTCGCGCCCTCAAGGCCGAGCACGAGCCAGGATCGGGCGACGGCGCCGCCTTCGACCTGGAACTGAGCATCGACGAGCACCCCAACGATGTGCCCACCTTCGCCTGTCTGACCACGACCACCGAGCTGATCTTCGTCCTCCTGGAAGCGCAGCGCCGCGGCGTCCCCCTCACCCATGTCGCGCCCAACTTCGGTGTGGAAAAGGGCAGCGATTATGCCGGGGCCGACGGGCTGGTCGGTTTCGAGGCCCGTGCGGCCGAGCTGAGCCGCATCGCCGCCGAGTTCGGCGTCATGGCCGATTTCCATTCCGGCGACGACCTCAGCGCCGCCACACGGCGGGCCATTGGCCGGGCGACGAGCGGGCGCAATCACTTCAAGGTCTCGCCCTACCTGCAACTGCTGTTCGCCGAGGTTTTGGCCGAACATCACCCCGACCTGTTCCGGCGCTGGTGGCAGGATGCGCTGGCCTATGCCCAACGGCAGGCCGCCGAGGGGTCGGCGTTTGCGGCGCAGTGTCTCCGGCGGTCGGACGTAGATCGGCCCACGACCCACGATGCCATCTTTCACAACTTCAGCTTTGCCTTCGTCGGGCGCCGCGACGCCGGCGGGCAGTTCATCTGCCGCCAGGAGTTCTACGCCCTGTCGCCAGCGTTCTACCAGGCCTATCAAGACCGTCTGGTTGGCTATTTGCTGGGGTTGGCCGAAGAAGTAGGAAGTAGGAAGGAAGAAGTAGGAAGTAGGAAGGAAGAAGTAGGAAGGAAGAAGTAG
- a CDS encoding SDR family oxidoreductase: MSVLAAFDLTGKVAIVTGAARGLGRQMALALAEVGADVAICDRLAEEGWQVAHELAALGRRSFFGQVDVTRGDEIEAFLAQVVARLGPVDILVNNAGIPSDGLPLHEEPDDAWRQMIDANLSSMFYFGKRVAQRMIERGEGGVIINLASINSFVISNIAPRYNVPYCVAKAGVAQLTRGMAANWAPHHIRVNAIAPGTMLTAQTGASRKVPEIMERIIANTPMKRYGEEAEIKGLVVYLASPASSFMTGSVVVMDGGMMIW; this comes from the coding sequence ATGAGCGTCCTCGCTGCGTTCGACCTGACAGGCAAAGTGGCCATCGTCACCGGCGCTGCCCGCGGCCTGGGCCGGCAGATGGCGCTGGCGCTGGCCGAGGTGGGCGCGGACGTGGCCATCTGCGACCGGCTGGCAGAAGAGGGCTGGCAGGTTGCGCATGAACTGGCCGCCCTCGGCCGGCGCTCATTTTTCGGCCAGGTGGATGTGACCCGCGGCGACGAGATCGAGGCTTTCCTCGCACAGGTCGTGGCCCGGCTTGGCCCGGTCGATATCCTCGTCAACAACGCCGGCATCCCCTCGGACGGCCTCCCCCTGCACGAGGAGCCGGATGACGCCTGGCGACAGATGATCGACGCCAACCTCTCGTCGATGTTCTACTTCGGCAAACGGGTGGCGCAGCGGATGATCGAGCGCGGCGAGGGGGGGGTGATCATCAACCTGGCCTCGATCAATTCGTTCGTGATCAGCAACATCGCCCCGCGCTACAATGTGCCCTATTGCGTGGCCAAGGCCGGGGTGGCGCAGCTGACGCGGGGGATGGCGGCCAACTGGGCGCCGCACCACATCCGCGTGAACGCCATCGCCCCCGGCACCATGCTCACCGCGCAGACTGGGGCCAGCCGCAAGGTGCCCGAGATCATGGAGCGGATCATTGCCAACACGCCGATGAAACGCTACGGCGAAGAAGCGGAGATCAAGGGCCTGGTCGTGTATCTGGCCTCGCCCGCCTCGTCTTTCATGACCGGCAGCGTGGTGGTGATGGACGGCGGGATGATGATCTGGTAA
- a CDS encoding Ldh family oxidoreductase yields the protein MEKPFPDGARVSAPDLTAFCIAAMRKSGLGEEDARLTAEVLVGTDMLGTFTHGTRQLRGLLKNLGAGRLSASAREEVVAEGPAWAIIDAHYAMPPAVSYRAMALAIGKAKTAGIAYVGVRHSSHFGAAGFYANLAAQHDMFGLSMCNVDPCMTAPGARGRVLGTNPIAFAAPAGAEKPVFLDIATSAVAATKIYAAKSLGAPIPDNWLVDEDGLPTSDYTHFPEKAVQVPMAGHKGYGLAVMVEILTAVLTGAAIMSQVNSWVSDSPEPTDEGHAFIALDIGQIMPLAEFKGRMDGMIREIKAAPLAKGAHRIYLPGEIEWERREAALAGGILLPPDVVASLSGLAEDLALDPPWLAAPQPSV from the coding sequence GTGGAGAAACCATTCCCCGATGGCGCCAGGGTTTCGGCGCCCGATCTGACAGCATTCTGCATCGCCGCTATGCGCAAGAGCGGGTTGGGCGAGGAGGACGCCCGGCTGACGGCCGAAGTCCTCGTCGGCACCGATATGCTGGGCACTTTCACGCATGGGACGCGACAACTGCGCGGGCTGCTCAAGAACCTGGGCGCCGGCCGGCTGAGCGCGAGCGCGCGCGAGGAGGTGGTGGCCGAGGGGCCGGCGTGGGCTATCATCGATGCACACTACGCGATGCCGCCGGCCGTGTCGTATCGTGCGATGGCGCTGGCCATCGGCAAGGCAAAGACAGCCGGCATCGCCTATGTGGGCGTCAGGCACAGCAGCCATTTCGGCGCCGCCGGTTTCTACGCCAACCTGGCCGCGCAGCACGACATGTTCGGCCTGTCGATGTGCAATGTCGACCCGTGCATGACGGCGCCCGGAGCCAGGGGCCGCGTGCTGGGCACCAACCCCATCGCCTTTGCCGCTCCGGCCGGCGCCGAGAAGCCGGTCTTCCTGGACATCGCCACCAGCGCCGTGGCCGCCACCAAGATTTACGCCGCCAAAAGCCTGGGCGCGCCGATCCCCGATAACTGGCTGGTAGACGAGGACGGGCTGCCCACCAGCGACTACACCCACTTTCCCGAAAAGGCCGTGCAGGTGCCCATGGCCGGGCACAAAGGCTACGGGCTGGCGGTGATGGTCGAAATCCTGACGGCGGTGCTCACCGGCGCGGCGATCATGAGCCAGGTGAACAGCTGGGTGAGCGATTCGCCCGAACCAACCGACGAGGGCCATGCCTTCATCGCCCTCGACATCGGCCAGATCATGCCGCTGGCCGAGTTCAAAGGCCGCATGGATGGCATGATCCGCGAGATCAAGGCGGCGCCGCTGGCCAAAGGCGCCCATCGCATCTATCTGCCCGGCGAGATCGAATGGGAGCGCCGGGAAGCGGCGCTGGCCGGCGGCATCCTGCTGCCGCCCGATGTCGTCGCCAGCCTGAGCGGGCTGGCCGAGGACCTGGCGCTCGACCCGCCGTGGTTGGCGGCGCCACAACCATCTGTGTGA
- a CDS encoding sugar kinase, translating into MTDAIVTFAEIKPAAACRYDGVALGEVMLRFDPLDTPTALARQMRVFQGGGESNVACGLAYTFGLRAAVLTALVDDHIGANIRNQLRLAGVDTSKIIWFDTRNDGGRFSTDQKGGLMNGVNFTYAGKGVLASDTLYYRAHTAARELRPGDIDWDALFGQEGVRVFSTGGIYTLISPTSAGLAIEGVKKANAHGTFVAADLNYRAKVEPNKARARAINQTIAPYLGFLVGNDSDLSDALGYETKASSRAPFDAWLAAYQETVRQVAHDFPNLSLIGTQWRGAVSADAIDWGAVLYDTAADAFHLAPLRTHVPIGDRTGGGDSFLSGVLAALLKGKDLATAVQWGAAHGILVQETPGDITMVDEKTVLAEVKRALAGGGVKAAR; encoded by the coding sequence ATGACAGACGCCATCGTGACCTTCGCAGAGATCAAGCCGGCCGCCGCCTGCCGCTATGACGGCGTGGCCTTGGGCGAGGTGATGCTGCGCTTCGATCCGCTGGATACGCCGACGGCGCTGGCGCGGCAGATGCGTGTCTTCCAGGGCGGCGGCGAAAGCAACGTCGCCTGCGGGCTGGCCTACACCTTTGGCCTGCGCGCCGCCGTGCTCACGGCCCTGGTCGACGATCACATCGGCGCCAATATCCGCAACCAACTGCGGCTGGCCGGCGTGGATACGAGCAAGATCATCTGGTTCGACACCCGCAACGACGGCGGCCGTTTTTCCACCGACCAGAAGGGTGGGCTGATGAACGGCGTCAACTTCACCTATGCCGGCAAGGGCGTGCTGGCCTCTGACACGCTCTACTATCGCGCCCATACGGCCGCCCGCGAACTGCGCCCGGGCGACATCGACTGGGACGCGCTCTTCGGGCAGGAGGGGGTGCGGGTCTTCAGCACCGGCGGCATCTACACGCTGATCTCGCCCACGTCGGCCGGGCTGGCAATCGAAGGCGTGAAGAAGGCCAACGCGCACGGCACGTTCGTCGCCGCCGACCTGAACTATCGCGCGAAGGTCGAGCCGAACAAGGCCCGCGCCCGCGCCATCAACCAGACCATCGCCCCCTACCTGGGTTTTCTGGTGGGCAACGATTCGGATCTGAGCGACGCGTTGGGCTATGAGACGAAGGCGTCGTCGCGGGCGCCCTTCGACGCGTGGCTCGCCGCCTATCAGGAGACGGTGCGCCAGGTCGCGCACGACTTCCCCAACCTGAGCTTGATCGGGACGCAGTGGCGGGGGGCGGTCAGCGCCGATGCCATCGATTGGGGCGCGGTGCTCTACGACACCGCCGCCGATGCCTTTCACCTGGCGCCGCTGCGCACCCATGTCCCCATCGGCGACCGCACCGGCGGCGGCGATTCGTTTCTGTCGGGCGTGTTGGCGGCGCTGCTCAAGGGCAAGGACCTGGCGACGGCGGTGCAATGGGGGGCAGCGCACGGCATCCTGGTGCAGGAGACGCCCGGCGACATCACGATGGTTGACGAAAAGACCGTGCTGGCCGAGGTCAAGCGCGCGTTGGCCGGCGGCGGCGTGAAGGCGGCGAGGTAG
- a CDS encoding alpha-galactosidase, with protein MSDITSDADFAVARAWLNRAFCAGSEADLSCLPISFRYGDRDSTAVFQAARARLEAIRVTDAGEVRTILVEDPETGLECRCQITEYTSFPAAEWVVRLKNNGRVDSPILSDIRPLDTLLPLDADAPAQVHHARGSLSQTNDFEPLETPLTFRQGGSKLELSAHTGKPSTLHLPFFNLQLGSGGVIAAIGWTGGWAASFERQRAGVLVRSGMERTHLTLHPGEEIRTPRILLLFWEGDRTRSHNMLRRLILAHHTPRRHGEVVQLPLVEGTWGARTEASQLAKIAWVKENSLPAEWFLVEAAWHGDWPIEDAADPLTAGWMPRVGSWAPNRRAYPNGLRPVSEAAAKAGMGFVVWTEPERVHEGTEIAIGHPEWLLGPSPSGYLASDNYLLNLGNPETRRFITDRMSDLIREAGLTCLRQDFNDLRAPEIFAMTDAPDRVGMAEIRHVEGLYAFWDELLERHPGLVIDSVAGGGQRLDLEAISRTIVLWRSDLECWPFDPMAMQTQTQGLAPWIPLTVAPCVTPSTYAFRSALSAGLITNWSSQALEAGPHFVASQPALLVALPIDTIRALMAEASAMRKYFYGDFYPLLSFSLAPDAWAAWQFDRPDLAEGMVVAFRRHESPFPRWEARLKGLAPEASYQLVSLDDGSIRHMSGEALMYGGFIVTINEKPGSALFTYRRTTE; from the coding sequence ATGTCCGACATCACCAGTGACGCGGATTTCGCAGTGGCCCGAGCCTGGCTCAACCGAGCCTTCTGTGCCGGCAGCGAAGCCGATCTGTCCTGCCTGCCGATATCTTTTCGCTACGGAGACCGCGACTCGACCGCTGTCTTCCAGGCTGCGCGAGCGCGGTTGGAGGCAATCAGAGTCACGGACGCGGGTGAGGTCAGGACCATTCTCGTCGAAGACCCGGAAACCGGACTGGAGTGTCGCTGCCAAATTACGGAATACACCTCCTTTCCGGCCGCGGAGTGGGTCGTCCGTCTCAAGAACAACGGAAGAGTAGACTCCCCAATTCTCTCCGATATTCGTCCGCTGGATACTCTGCTGCCCCTTGACGCAGATGCACCCGCCCAGGTGCATCACGCGCGCGGCAGCCTTTCGCAAACGAACGACTTTGAGCCGCTGGAGACACCGCTCACATTCCGCCAGGGCGGATCAAAACTGGAGTTGTCGGCGCACACCGGGAAGCCATCCACACTTCACCTGCCCTTCTTCAACCTTCAGCTCGGCAGCGGTGGTGTGATCGCTGCGATCGGCTGGACCGGCGGCTGGGCGGCCAGCTTCGAACGGCAGCGCGCCGGCGTTCTGGTGCGCAGCGGGATGGAGCGGACCCATCTCACACTCCATCCCGGTGAGGAGATCCGGACGCCGCGCATCCTTCTGCTCTTCTGGGAGGGAGACCGGACCCGAAGCCACAACATGCTCCGGCGCCTGATCCTGGCGCACCATACCCCTCGTCGTCACGGGGAGGTCGTCCAACTCCCTCTGGTGGAAGGCACGTGGGGGGCGCGCACTGAGGCCAGCCAACTCGCCAAGATCGCCTGGGTCAAGGAAAACAGCCTGCCGGCGGAGTGGTTCCTGGTCGAGGCTGCGTGGCACGGAGACTGGCCGATAGAGGACGCAGCCGATCCGCTCACAGCCGGCTGGATGCCACGCGTTGGCAGTTGGGCGCCCAACCGGCGAGCCTATCCGAACGGCCTGCGGCCGGTCAGCGAAGCCGCGGCGAAAGCGGGAATGGGTTTTGTCGTCTGGACCGAGCCTGAGCGGGTCCACGAGGGCACGGAAATTGCCATTGGCCACCCGGAATGGCTGCTCGGTCCCAGCCCTTCCGGCTATCTCGCCAGCGACAACTATTTGTTGAACCTGGGCAACCCTGAGACGCGGCGGTTCATCACCGATCGGATGTCCGACTTGATCCGCGAAGCAGGGCTCACCTGCCTGCGCCAGGACTTCAACGACCTGCGGGCGCCCGAGATCTTCGCGATGACCGATGCCCCCGATCGCGTGGGCATGGCCGAAATCCGCCATGTCGAGGGGCTCTACGCCTTCTGGGATGAGCTGTTGGAACGGCATCCGGGCCTGGTCATAGACAGCGTGGCCGGCGGGGGCCAGCGCCTCGACCTCGAGGCGATCTCGCGCACCATCGTGCTCTGGCGCAGCGACCTGGAATGCTGGCCATTTGACCCGATGGCCATGCAGACCCAAACGCAAGGGCTGGCGCCGTGGATTCCGCTGACCGTGGCGCCGTGCGTGACTCCTTCGACCTATGCGTTTCGCAGCGCGTTGAGTGCCGGATTGATCACCAACTGGAGCTCGCAGGCGCTCGAAGCTGGCCCACATTTTGTCGCCTCGCAGCCGGCCCTACTGGTTGCGCTGCCCATTGATACAATCCGCGCACTGATGGCAGAAGCCAGCGCGATGCGTAAGTACTTCTACGGTGATTTCTACCCCCTGCTCTCGTTCAGCCTCGCGCCCGACGCCTGGGCTGCCTGGCAGTTCGACCGTCCTGACCTGGCCGAAGGAATGGTGGTGGCGTTCCGGCGCCACGAGTCTCCTTTCCCGCGCTGGGAGGCCAGGCTGAAGGGACTGGCGCCTGAAGCAAGCTACCAGCTGGTCTCGCTGGATGATGGAAGCATACGACACATGAGCGGCGAGGCCCTGATGTACGGCGGTTTCATTGTCACGATTAACGAAAAGCCCGGAAGCGCGCTCTTTACCTACCGGCGCACAACAGAATGA
- a CDS encoding SDR family oxidoreductase — MFHPLFDLTGRVALVSGAARNMGRASAIALAEIGADLLITDVDASGLQETAELIRGLGRRVVAAVYDVWNEEQIRAMYRQVDQEFGRIDIVANIPGANILGHPEEITLEHFTKVLNATLVSKFVSCQEAGRRMLAAGKGSIINMSSIGGVRALGRGNFAYSVGQAGVIQMTRELSTEWADRGVRVNAIAPAQITNPAFDVRMDNTPGLRQRFLRGIPISRLGVPDDIKGLVMFLAADASSFVTGSVFGLDGGNLAMGANATIGRREA, encoded by the coding sequence ATGTTTCACCCCCTGTTCGACCTCACCGGCCGTGTGGCCCTGGTTTCCGGCGCGGCGCGCAATATGGGCCGGGCGTCGGCGATCGCCCTGGCCGAGATCGGCGCCGACCTGCTGATCACCGATGTCGACGCGTCGGGCTTGCAGGAAACGGCCGAGCTGATCCGCGGCCTGGGGCGCAGGGTTGTCGCGGCCGTCTATGATGTGTGGAACGAGGAGCAGATCCGGGCGATGTACCGGCAGGTGGATCAGGAGTTCGGGCGGATCGACATCGTCGCCAACATCCCCGGCGCCAACATCCTCGGCCACCCCGAGGAGATCACACTCGAGCACTTCACCAAAGTGCTCAACGCCACCCTGGTCAGCAAGTTCGTCTCGTGCCAGGAGGCGGGCCGGCGGATGCTGGCGGCCGGCAAGGGCAGCATCATCAACATGTCGTCCATCGGCGGCGTGCGCGCCCTGGGCCGCGGCAATTTCGCCTACAGCGTCGGCCAGGCGGGCGTGATCCAGATGACCCGCGAGCTGAGCACCGAATGGGCCGACCGGGGGGTGCGGGTGAACGCCATCGCCCCGGCGCAGATCACCAATCCCGCCTTCGATGTGCGCATGGACAACACGCCGGGTCTGCGCCAACGCTTTCTGCGCGGGATTCCCATCAGCCGCCTGGGCGTGCCCGACGACATCAAAGGACTGGTGATGTTCCTGGCCGCCGATGCCTCGAGCTTCGTCACCGGCTCGGTGTTCGGGCTGGACGGCGGCAATCTGGCGATGGGCGCCAACGCCACCATCGGGCGCAGGGAGGCGTGA
- a CDS encoding dehydrogenase E1 component subunit alpha/beta, with translation MTAPSVSQPPPLLALYRTMLLIRRSEEQLVKLYAAGKIYGGVHTYIGEEAVATGVCAHLRDDDVVFSTHRGHGHALAKGVPPRELIAEVLGRATGCSGGRGGSMHLFKPEVGFMGSSGIVGPCITLAAGGGYSAMLLKTDRVSVAFFGDGATNNGAFHEGLNLASAWNLPVIFVCENNLYATEVPLGKATRNPDIAARAAGYGLPGVAVDGNDVLAVYQAAGEAVARARAGGGPALIECRTYRTRAHAEGMRDAGYRTPEEVAAWKARDPITLWRGRLLADGSAAEAELASIEAEVKALAEEAGRFAEASPLPDPATVSRHVFCDLAPVASSPSAQTPPPAARELTFVEAAREALAEEMARDATIFVVGEGIGPRGGNFNTTVGLFDLYGEERLRDAPISERGFTALCTGAAATGTRPVVDFMFIDFLTDAFGDMFNQMSKLQWMSSGRIRMPIVVRGCVGAGPSNAAHHSGNYYPFFMHLPGFRVVMPTTPADAKGLLKTALRSHDPVLFLEHKNLLALKGPLPDGEVLIPFGQAAIRRAGSDLTIVGIGFTVKQALDAATELAKEGVSAEVIDPRTLAPLDIDAILASVHKTGRLLVVDEDFAPCGVGAEIATQVMERGFDDLDAPVRRLNGLFAPAPYSPPLYQAVVPQVATIVQAARELLAE, from the coding sequence ATGACCGCACCTTCAGTTTCGCAACCACCGCCACTGCTGGCGCTCTACCGCACCATGTTGCTCATCCGCCGCAGCGAGGAGCAGCTGGTGAAGTTGTACGCGGCGGGCAAGATCTACGGCGGCGTGCACACCTACATCGGCGAGGAGGCGGTGGCGACGGGCGTCTGCGCCCACCTGCGCGATGACGACGTGGTCTTCAGCACGCATCGCGGCCACGGCCATGCCCTGGCCAAGGGCGTGCCCCCGCGCGAGCTGATCGCCGAGGTGTTGGGCCGGGCGACAGGCTGTTCGGGCGGTCGCGGCGGCTCGATGCATCTGTTCAAGCCCGAGGTCGGGTTCATGGGCTCCAGCGGCATCGTCGGCCCCTGCATCACCCTGGCTGCGGGCGGCGGCTACTCGGCCATGCTGCTCAAGACCGACCGGGTGAGCGTGGCCTTCTTTGGCGATGGGGCGACGAACAACGGCGCCTTCCACGAGGGGCTAAACCTGGCGAGCGCCTGGAATCTGCCGGTGATCTTCGTCTGTGAGAACAATCTTTATGCCACCGAGGTGCCGTTGGGCAAGGCGACCCGCAACCCCGATATTGCCGCGCGTGCGGCTGGTTATGGGCTGCCGGGCGTGGCGGTGGACGGGAACGACGTGTTGGCGGTCTACCAGGCGGCCGGCGAGGCCGTGGCCCGCGCCCGCGCCGGCGGCGGGCCGGCGCTGATCGAATGCCGCACCTACCGCACCCGCGCCCATGCCGAAGGCATGCGCGATGCCGGCTACCGCACGCCGGAAGAAGTGGCAGCCTGGAAAGCGCGCGACCCGATCACGCTCTGGCGGGGCCGGCTGCTGGCCGATGGCAGCGCCGCCGAGGCCGAGCTGGCCTCGATCGAGGCCGAGGTCAAGGCCCTGGCCGAGGAGGCCGGCCGCTTCGCCGAAGCCAGCCCGCTGCCCGACCCGGCCACGGTGAGCCGGCATGTCTTCTGCGACCTGGCGCCGGTCGCTTCCTCGCCCTCCGCGCAGACACCCCCACCGGCGGCCCGCGAACTGACCTTCGTCGAGGCCGCGCGCGAGGCGCTGGCCGAGGAAATGGCTCGCGACGCCACCATCTTCGTCGTCGGCGAGGGCATCGGGCCGCGCGGCGGCAATTTCAACACCACAGTCGGCCTCTTCGACCTGTACGGCGAGGAGCGGCTGCGCGATGCGCCGATCAGCGAACGCGGCTTCACGGCCCTGTGCACCGGCGCCGCGGCCACCGGCACGCGCCCGGTGGTCGATTTCATGTTCATCGACTTCCTGACCGACGCCTTCGGCGACATGTTCAACCAGATGAGCAAGCTGCAATGGATGAGCAGCGGCCGGATCAGGATGCCGATCGTGGTGCGCGGGTGCGTGGGCGCGGGGCCATCCAACGCCGCCCACCACTCCGGCAACTACTACCCCTTCTTCATGCACCTCCCCGGCTTCCGCGTGGTGATGCCGACGACGCCCGCCGACGCCAAAGGGCTGCTGAAGACCGCCCTCCGTTCTCACGACCCCGTGCTCTTTCTGGAGCACAAGAACCTGTTGGCGCTCAAAGGCCCGCTGCCCGACGGCGAGGTTCTGATCCCGTTCGGGCAGGCGGCCATCCGCCGCGCCGGCAGCGACCTGACCATCGTCGGCATCGGTTTCACGGTCAAGCAGGCGCTGGACGCAGCCACAGAGCTGGCGAAGGAGGGCGTCTCGGCCGAGGTGATCGACCCGCGCACTCTGGCCCCGCTGGACATCGATGCGATCCTGGCCTCGGTGCACAAGACCGGCCGGCTGCTGGTGGTGGACGAGGACTTCGCCCCTTGCGGCGTCGGGGCCGAGATCGCCACGCAGGTGATGGAGCGCGGCTTCGACGACCTGGATGCGCCGGTGCGCCGGCTGAACGGCCTCTTTGCGCCGGCGCCCTACAGCCCGCCGCTCTATCAGGCCGTGGTCCCGCAGGTCGCCACCATCGTCCAGGCCGCGCGCGAGCTGCTGGCAGAATGA